A genomic segment from Phragmites australis chromosome 6, lpPhrAust1.1, whole genome shotgun sequence encodes:
- the LOC133923236 gene encoding desmethyl-deoxy-podophyllotoxin synthase-like produces MEQLGYSMWLFLALLLPLVLLKLKKRDNNGLRLPPGPWQLPVIGSLHHLLRSPLAHRAMADIARRLDAPLIYLRLGEVPVVVASSPDAAREFMKTHDVNFATRPWNSTIRIMMADGEGLVFARYGALWRQLRKISILELLSARRVQSFRHVREEEVARAVAAIAASQPGEAVNVSERIAVLITDSAVRTMMGDRFERREEFLENLAEGIKITTGFSLGDLFPSSRLASLIGGTARLAEANHRKQSKLMDCAIRQHEKRRAAMAAAADGTLQEEDLVDVLLRIHNQGGLEVPLTMGIIRAVVLDLFGAGSETSANTLQWAMSELMRNPRVMHRAQAEVRDKLQGQPTVNEDDLVDLKYIKHVIKETLRMHPVVPLLLPRECQESCKVMGDPKFWDDAATFKPERFEAGTVDFKGTDFEFTPFGAGRRMCPGMAFAQASMELVLAALLYHFDWELPGGLPPSELDMTEEMGITIRRKHDLYLHPVVRVPLQAAP; encoded by the exons ATGGAGCAGCTCGGGTACTCCATGTGGCTCTTCTTggctctcctcctccctctcgtGCTTCTCAAGCTGAAGAAGCGTGACAACAATGGCCTGAGGCTGCCGCCAGGCCCGTGGCAGCTACCGGTCATCGGcagcctccaccacctcctccgcaGCCCCCTCGCCCACCGCGCCATGGCCGACATCGCGCGCCGGCTCGATGCGCCCCTCATCTACCTCAGGCTCGGGGAGGTCCCCGTGGTCGTCGCGTCATCCCCGGACGCGGCTCGCGAGTTCATGAAGACGCACGACGTCAACTTCGCCACGCGCCCGTGGAACTCCACGATTAGGATCATGATGGCCGACGGGGAAGGGCTGGTGTTCGCGCGCTACGGCGCCCTGTGGCGGCAGCTCCGCAAGATCAGCATCCTGGAGCTGCTGAGTGCCCGCCGCGTCCAGTCGTTCCGTCACgtccgggaggaggaggtcgcccgCGCTGTCGCCGCCATCGCGGCGTCCCAGCCTGGCGAGGCCGTGAACGTCAGCGAGAGGATCGCCGTGCTCATCACGGACTCGGCGGTGCGCACCATGATGGGCGACCGGTTCGAGAGGCGGGAGGAGTTCCTTGAAAACCTCGCGGAGGGGATAAAGATCACCACGGGGTTCAGCCTCGGCGACCTGTTCCCGTCGTCGAGGCTTGCAAGCCTCATCGGTGGCACGGCGCGTCTGGCGGAGGCGAACCACCGTAAGCAATCCAAGCTGATGGACTGCGCCATCAGGCAGCACGAGAAGCGGAGGGCAGCCATGGCCGCGGCCGCAGACGGCACCTTGCAGGAGGAGGACCTAGTGGACGTGCTCTTGAGGATACATAACCAAGGTGGCCTCGAGGTGCCGCTGACCATGGGAATCATCAGGGCCGTCGTCCTT GACCTTTTCGGGGCCGGCAGCGAGACATCGGCGAATACGCTCCAATGGGCCATGTCCGAGCTCATGAGAAACCCAAGGGTGATGCACAGGGCACAGGCCGAGGTACGTGACAAGCTCCAAGGGCAGCCAACGGTAAACGAAGACGACCTGGTCGACCTCAAGTACATAAAGCACGTCATCAAAGAGACCCTAAGGATGCATCCAGTGGTACCGTTGCTCCTCCCAAGGGAGTGCCAGGAGTCATGTAAGGTCATGGG GGATCCAAAGTTCTGGGACGATGCTGCGACGTTCAAACCGGAGCGGTTTGAGGCTGGCACAGTTGATTTCAAGGGCACGGACTTCGAATTCACGCCGTTCGGGGCGGGGCGGAGGATGTGCCCCGGCATGGCGTTTGCGCAGGCCAGCATGGAGCTCGTACTCGCTGCCCTCCTGTACCACTTCGACTGGGAGCTCCCCGGCGGGCTGCCGCCGAGCGAGCTAGACATGACGGAGGAGATGGGCATCACCATCCGGAGGAAGCATGATCTTTACCTGCATCCAGTTGTTCGTGTGCCCCTGCAAGCTGCGCCCTAG